CAAATCCTCCTCTGTTTCTTCCGGCTTCACTTCTTTAAATTCAGCTATAATCGCATCCAACAAATCACCTGTACCGGAACCATTTATAGCAGAAACACAATAAGGATCCCCTAATCCTAATTTATAAAATTCAGCAGCAGCATAATGTAAATCAAAATTATCTGCTTTATTAGTCACCACAATAACCGGCTTATTGGAACGGCGCAAAATTTGAGCAACTTGCAAATCCAAGTCGGTCAATCCATTCACTACATCGGTAACGAATAAAATCACATCCGCTTCCTCGATAGCAATTTGTACTTGTTTATTAATTTCTTCTTCAAAAATATCTTCCGAATTAAGCACCCAACCTCCGGTATCCACGATAGAGAACTCTTTCCCTCCCCACTCCGTCTTACCATACTGGCGATCACGGGTAGTACCGGCCTCTTCATTCACAATAGCCTGACGACTCTGTGTCAATCTATTAAACAAAGTAGACTTTCCTACATTGGGTCTTCCAACTATTGCTACAATATTTCCCATACAAATTTTATTTATTGTAAAAAAATCAATCCAATTGATAGCCGAAACTTTTCAACATATTATCTCTATTCCGCCAGTCTTTCTCTACTTTAACAAACATCTCAAGAAAAACTTTCTTCTCAAAAAAACGCTCGATATCTTTTCTCGCCATCGCTCCGACTTTCTTTAAAGCCTGACCTTTATGTCCAATCACAATTCCTTTTTGAGAATCACGTTCTACGATAATAAGTGCCTTAATATGGATTAAATCTTTTTCTTCTTTAAACATTTCTACTACTACTTCTACTGCATAAGGAATTTCCTTTTGATAATACAGTAAAATCTTTTCACGGATAATTTCCGTCACGAAAAAACGAGCAGGTTTATCGGTTAATGCATCTTTTTCAAAGTAAGGCGGCGAATCAGGCATCAATGCCTCAACTCTCGATTTTACATGATCTATATTAAATTTCGAAAGGGCCGAAATGGGAATAATTTCTGCTTTAGGCAACAATTCATGCCAATATTCAACCATCTCTTCCAATTTCTTTTGGTCAGTCAAATCAATTTTATTAATCAACAACAATACCGGACAATCGACTTTCTGTACTTTCTGAAGAAAGGTTTCATT
The genomic region above belongs to Parabacteroides pacaensis and contains:
- the era gene encoding GTPase Era, coding for MEKKHKSGFVNIVGNPNVGKSTLMNLLVGEKVSIITSKAQTTRHRIMGIVNTDDMQIVYSDTPGVLRPNYKLQESMLNFSESALGDADVLLYVTDVVETIDKNETFLQKVQKVDCPVLLLINKIDLTDQKKLEEMVEYWHELLPKAEIIPISALSKFNIDHVKSRVEALMPDSPPYFEKDALTDKPARFFVTEIIREKILLYYQKEIPYAVEVVVEMFKEEKDLIHIKALIIVERDSQKGIVIGHKGQALKKVGAMARKDIERFFEKKVFLEMFVKVEKDWRNRDNMLKSFGYQLD